A segment of the Lycium ferocissimum isolate CSIRO_LF1 chromosome 5, AGI_CSIRO_Lferr_CH_V1, whole genome shotgun sequence genome:
CTCgcccaaaacaaaaaacaaccaTGAAATTTATTACCGTCATGTTCTTGCTTTTTACCGTCGTTTATTTCCCTTTTACCGTCCGTTCAGATGAAATCATTCCGTTACTTTTACCGTCCGATCAAGTTAACCAAGACATTTGCCCTACCACAACAACGACGTCGTCTCAAACGAATTCCTGCACCGTTAACTGCTTCCGACCCGACCCGGTTTGTGGAGTTAACGGCGTTACGTACTGGTGTGGTTGCCCAGACGCACAATGTGCTGGTGTGCGTGTTGTGAAATCAGGGATATGTGAAGTGGGTAACGGAGGTTCTGCTCCCCTTACGGGTCAAGCGTTATTGTTGGTTCATATTGTTTGGCTTGTGTTACTTGgttttgttggattgtttggcCTTTTATGATCGATTAATTGATTTAGGGTTAGACTTGATATACTATGATTTTTTTGTATGATATATAGTACCTGTATATGAGGGAAATTTACGGCTAGctgtttttatattttgttcctttttttttttttttttttttttgttgttggattaATACAATTTTAGGAGATTTAGATATTTCTCATCCTTGCTTCTTTGATCTTTGAAATTTCTGTTTTAATTGCCTCTATAGTCCTGAGATAAATTTTTACAGAGCCTGAaattgggtcatttgcacttttatccgcattttgtgctggtctttaatatttgcccctCATAACAAACAACTTTTTTGGGGGCATAAGTTTgtattttcgcatcataatatcccacaagctatggcataagttcgattttaaaGCGCAAAAATTAGAGAACAAgacatttgaagggaaaaccgtgcaatttcttcgcTGAAACTAACGTGTAATGTATCACAACAGAGCGGAAAGATATAGAGGATTTATATAATTGAGTTTGACTGGTTTAGGGTAGTAGTTGTTGTTTCATGGagataaaaatatgtatattattaagGAAGAGATTTTCAATATGTGAGAAATTTTGATGAGGAGATAGGTGAGTCAATTTTTGAAGTTAAGATTGTCGTAGACATGTCTTCAGTAGCTTTATATCTCCTTTTAGTTCTTATGGGCTATGGCTGATAGGTTATATTGGATTTTAACCTCCGAGGAAAGCAAGAAATATTGGCTGGCTAGGCTTCTAAAGAACCTGCCTGCCTTTATGCACCAAAATTTTCGATCGTTTTGGATCTGCTCAATCTAAGATGATTTTTTTGTGGACTTTAAACTGCAAATCTGGTGTTTAGATAGGGAAATGTTCGACCAAATACTTTTGTGATATTAGCAGACTGCTTATTTAATCCAGATTCCGGAAAATCATTAATGCCTGTTGGTACAACAAATCGATTCCAAATGATAGGTATTTTGCTGTTTCATTAGTCATTACAGTCACATCTCTGCTATTCATGATTGCTTGCTCTTGAAGCCATTTTTGTTCTGTCACTGATTGGCTGGACTTGCCATTCCTTGTAGAGAGTAGTTGGGGACAGAGTGACCATCTTCATGAGCCTGATTCTTCCTCACGCTGTAGGCTGCTCCTTATTCTCCTCCTCCCCTTGGTTTAAGGTTCCCTTTTCTCTCCCTAACCCGTCCTCAACCTCTTAACTGCTGCCCCTTACCATAACACAACTACTAGCATTCCCCTTTACTTATCTCCAACCCTTCCCTTTGCCCTTCTAGCAACTCTTTTGATCCCTTGTCTCAGCCTTCCTTCTGGCCTTGTACCATCTCCTACCTCTCCATTTTGATCACAATGATTTGGGTAAATTTTTGACATGCATTCTGGTGCATTGGTCTCAGGGGTGAGTCCAAAATCTACTTCCTCTCCAACTTTTATCTCATTTCACTCCAACAATTTTTAAGTTATAACAATTAGGAGGTGTCAAGGTCATTATCAGGCATCTGAATGGGAGATTATTGTCTTGTGCTTTTGGTTCTGGGAAGGGAGTGTCAAGACTTGAGAGGAGTTAGGAATCAGGTTAAGATTGGTATTTCCACTGGCTGTTCTTCTTGTCCTTTTGGAAGAGCAGTGCATCTTCCTTTTGGTTGCTAATATTTCCTAGTTAATCTCAGTCCTTGGAGGTAATGTGCTGGGTAAGCTATTCGACTTCTCATGGGATTAATAATCGTTTTCCACTTTACAGATTGTTTTGAAGGTCAATTTCTTCACAACTCTAGTTGCAGATGTATTcatttatttatgatttaaagAAAGTTGCTCTTAACGGAGTAGATTATTATAAAGTGGGGTCGCATAGGTATTTGATGATATTCCTATCCTCGACGACAAAGCTAAGGCAGGCTGTTGTTCTTGATGCATTGGACGACATGCTCGGGATCTTTTTTTAAGTTGAACTCTAAATATTTGTACATTTGCCACGCACACGCCCCACACCCTCAACCCTCAGGCAGCATTAGGTCTCCAACATTCAATCATGAATATGAGCAATTTAATAAACGATTCTATTCTCATGAACCAGACTGGACATTTGCTGTCTCGACAGCGTGCGACGCTGATACTTGCTTTTTGATGGGCACAAACTCCGAATTCAATTTATAAACCCAGACTTTGATAATTATATCTGGAATAATACTGAATCCTTGCAACCATGGC
Coding sequences within it:
- the LOC132056307 gene encoding uncharacterized protein LOC132056307; this translates as MKFITVMFLLFTVVYFPFTVRSDEIIPLLLPSDQVNQDICPTTTTTSSQTNSCTVNCFRPDPVCGVNGVTYWCGCPDAQCAGVRVVKSGICEVGNGGSAPLTGQALLLVHIVWLVLLGFVGLFGLL